One genomic window of Salvelinus alpinus chromosome 9, SLU_Salpinus.1, whole genome shotgun sequence includes the following:
- the LOC139530075 gene encoding vacuolar protein sorting-associated protein 4A-like isoform X3, which produces MTTSTLQKAIDLVTKATEEDKNKNYEEALCLYQHAVEYFLHAIKYDAHSDKANESIRGKCMQYLDRAEKLKDYLKNKEKAGKKPVKEAQSNDKSDSDSEGENPERKKLQEQLMGAIVMEKPNVRWNDVAGLEGAKEALKEAVILPIKFPHLFTGKRTPWRGILLFGPPGTGKSYLAKAVATEANNSTFFSVSSSDLMSKWLGESEKLVKNLFDLARQHKPSIIFIDEVDSLCGSRNENESEAARRIKTEFLVQMQGVGNNNDGILTLGATNIPWVLDAAIRRRFEKRIYIPLPEEPARSQMFRLHLGNTPHSLSDADLRQLAKKTEGYSGADISIIVRDALMQPVRKVQSATHFKKVRGASRANSQLMVDDLLTPCSPGDPAAIEMTWMEVPSDKLLEPIVCMSDMLRSLSTTRPTVNTEDLFKVRKFTEDFGQEG; this is translated from the exons ATGACAACGTCAACATTACAg AAAGCGATAGATCTTGTGACCAAAGCCACAGAGGAGGATAAGAACAAGAACTATGAGGAGGCTTTGTGCCTTTACCAGCATGCAGTGGAGTACTTCCTGCATGCTATCAAGT ATGATGCACACAGTGACAAGGCAAACGAGAGCATACGTGGGAAGTGTATGCAGTACCTAGACCGGGCAGAGAAACTCAAAGATTACTTGAAGAACAAAGAAAAAGCGGGGAAGAAGCCTGTCAAGGAAGCACAGAGTAATGATAA GAGTGACAGTGACAGCGAGGGTGAAAATCCAGAGAGAAAGAAACTGCAAGAGCAACTAATGG GTGCCATTGTAATGGAAAAGCCCAATGTCCGGTGGAACGATGTGGCTGGACTAGAGGGAGCTAAGGAGGCCTTGAAGGAAGCCGTAATCCTGCCCATTAAATTCCCTCACCTCTTCACAG GCAAACGCACTCCATGGAGAGGGATTCTACTCTTTGGACCCCCTGGGACAGGAAAGTCTTACCTGGCCAAAGCAGTAGCCACAGAAGCCAACAACTCCACCTTCTTCTCTGTGTCATCATCAGACCTCATGTCCAAGTGGCTTGGAGAGAGTGAGAA ACTGGTGAAGAACCTGTTTGATCTTGCCCGCCAGCACAAGCCCTCCATCATATTTATTGACGAGGTGGACTCGCTCTGTGGCTCCAGGAATGAGAATGAGAGTGAGGCAGCCCGGCGGATCAAGACAGAGTTCCTGGTACAGATGCAAG GTGTGGGCAACAACAATGATGGAATCCTTACCCTTGGGGCCACTAACATTCCCTGGGTTCTGGATGCTGCCATCCGCAGAAG GTTTGAGAAGCGTATCTACATCCCTCTCCCAGAGGAGCCTGCTAGGTCACAGATGTTCCGCCTGCACCTGGGCAACACGCCCCACAGCCTGAGTGACGCAGACCTTCGTCAGCTTGCCAAAAAGACAGAAGGCTACTCTGGGGCTGACATCAGCATCATTGTACGAGATGCCCTCATGCAGCCTGTCAGGAAAGTGCAGTCAGCCACACACTTCAAAAAG GTTCGAGGGGCGTCCCGTGCCAACAGTCAATTGATGGTGGATGACCTTCTGACCCCGTGTTCGCCTGGGGACCCGGCTGCCATAGAGATGACCTGGATGGAAGTGCCTAGCGACAAGCTGCTGGAGCCCATCGTCTGCATG TCTGACATGCTGCGGTCCCTGTCCACCACGCGCCCCACAGTCAACACGGAGGACTTGTTCAAGGTCAGGAAGTTCACAGAGGACTTTGGACAGGAGGGTTGA
- the LOC139530075 gene encoding vacuolar protein sorting-associated protein 4A-like isoform X1: protein MPLIFRLFSVNKRCNMEIRACGNPNPIKKAIDLVTKATEEDKNKNYEEALCLYQHAVEYFLHAIKYDAHSDKANESIRGKCMQYLDRAEKLKDYLKNKEKAGKKPVKEAQSNDKSDSDSEGENPERKKLQEQLMGAIVMEKPNVRWNDVAGLEGAKEALKEAVILPIKFPHLFTGKRTPWRGILLFGPPGTGKSYLAKAVATEANNSTFFSVSSSDLMSKWLGESEKLVKNLFDLARQHKPSIIFIDEVDSLCGSRNENESEAARRIKTEFLVQMQGVGNNNDGILTLGATNIPWVLDAAIRRRFEKRIYIPLPEEPARSQMFRLHLGNTPHSLSDADLRQLAKKTEGYSGADISIIVRDALMQPVRKVQSATHFKKVRGASRANSQLMVDDLLTPCSPGDPAAIEMTWMEVPSDKLLEPIVCMSDMLRSLSTTRPTVNTEDLFKVRKFTEDFGQEG from the exons ATGCCTCTTATCTTCCGtctgttttccgtaaacaagcgctgtaacatggaaatacgggcgtgtgggaaccctaaccctataaag AAAGCGATAGATCTTGTGACCAAAGCCACAGAGGAGGATAAGAACAAGAACTATGAGGAGGCTTTGTGCCTTTACCAGCATGCAGTGGAGTACTTCCTGCATGCTATCAAGT ATGATGCACACAGTGACAAGGCAAACGAGAGCATACGTGGGAAGTGTATGCAGTACCTAGACCGGGCAGAGAAACTCAAAGATTACTTGAAGAACAAAGAAAAAGCGGGGAAGAAGCCTGTCAAGGAAGCACAGAGTAATGATAA GAGTGACAGTGACAGCGAGGGTGAAAATCCAGAGAGAAAGAAACTGCAAGAGCAACTAATGG GTGCCATTGTAATGGAAAAGCCCAATGTCCGGTGGAACGATGTGGCTGGACTAGAGGGAGCTAAGGAGGCCTTGAAGGAAGCCGTAATCCTGCCCATTAAATTCCCTCACCTCTTCACAG GCAAACGCACTCCATGGAGAGGGATTCTACTCTTTGGACCCCCTGGGACAGGAAAGTCTTACCTGGCCAAAGCAGTAGCCACAGAAGCCAACAACTCCACCTTCTTCTCTGTGTCATCATCAGACCTCATGTCCAAGTGGCTTGGAGAGAGTGAGAA ACTGGTGAAGAACCTGTTTGATCTTGCCCGCCAGCACAAGCCCTCCATCATATTTATTGACGAGGTGGACTCGCTCTGTGGCTCCAGGAATGAGAATGAGAGTGAGGCAGCCCGGCGGATCAAGACAGAGTTCCTGGTACAGATGCAAG GTGTGGGCAACAACAATGATGGAATCCTTACCCTTGGGGCCACTAACATTCCCTGGGTTCTGGATGCTGCCATCCGCAGAAG GTTTGAGAAGCGTATCTACATCCCTCTCCCAGAGGAGCCTGCTAGGTCACAGATGTTCCGCCTGCACCTGGGCAACACGCCCCACAGCCTGAGTGACGCAGACCTTCGTCAGCTTGCCAAAAAGACAGAAGGCTACTCTGGGGCTGACATCAGCATCATTGTACGAGATGCCCTCATGCAGCCTGTCAGGAAAGTGCAGTCAGCCACACACTTCAAAAAG GTTCGAGGGGCGTCCCGTGCCAACAGTCAATTGATGGTGGATGACCTTCTGACCCCGTGTTCGCCTGGGGACCCGGCTGCCATAGAGATGACCTGGATGGAAGTGCCTAGCGACAAGCTGCTGGAGCCCATCGTCTGCATG TCTGACATGCTGCGGTCCCTGTCCACCACGCGCCCCACAGTCAACACGGAGGACTTGTTCAAGGTCAGGAAGTTCACAGAGGACTTTGGACAGGAGGGTTGA
- the LOC139530075 gene encoding vacuolar protein sorting-associated protein 4A-like isoform X4 — MQYLDRAEKLKDYLKNKEKAGKKPVKEAQSNDKSDSDSEGENPERKKLQEQLMGAIVMEKPNVRWNDVAGLEGAKEALKEAVILPIKFPHLFTGKRTPWRGILLFGPPGTGKSYLAKAVATEANNSTFFSVSSSDLMSKWLGESEKLVKNLFDLARQHKPSIIFIDEVDSLCGSRNENESEAARRIKTEFLVQMQGVGNNNDGILTLGATNIPWVLDAAIRRRFEKRIYIPLPEEPARSQMFRLHLGNTPHSLSDADLRQLAKKTEGYSGADISIIVRDALMQPVRKVQSATHFKKVRGASRANSQLMVDDLLTPCSPGDPAAIEMTWMEVPSDKLLEPIVCMSDMLRSLSTTRPTVNTEDLFKVRKFTEDFGQEG; from the exons ATGCAGTACCTAGACCGGGCAGAGAAACTCAAAGATTACTTGAAGAACAAAGAAAAAGCGGGGAAGAAGCCTGTCAAGGAAGCACAGAGTAATGATAA GAGTGACAGTGACAGCGAGGGTGAAAATCCAGAGAGAAAGAAACTGCAAGAGCAACTAATGG GTGCCATTGTAATGGAAAAGCCCAATGTCCGGTGGAACGATGTGGCTGGACTAGAGGGAGCTAAGGAGGCCTTGAAGGAAGCCGTAATCCTGCCCATTAAATTCCCTCACCTCTTCACAG GCAAACGCACTCCATGGAGAGGGATTCTACTCTTTGGACCCCCTGGGACAGGAAAGTCTTACCTGGCCAAAGCAGTAGCCACAGAAGCCAACAACTCCACCTTCTTCTCTGTGTCATCATCAGACCTCATGTCCAAGTGGCTTGGAGAGAGTGAGAA ACTGGTGAAGAACCTGTTTGATCTTGCCCGCCAGCACAAGCCCTCCATCATATTTATTGACGAGGTGGACTCGCTCTGTGGCTCCAGGAATGAGAATGAGAGTGAGGCAGCCCGGCGGATCAAGACAGAGTTCCTGGTACAGATGCAAG GTGTGGGCAACAACAATGATGGAATCCTTACCCTTGGGGCCACTAACATTCCCTGGGTTCTGGATGCTGCCATCCGCAGAAG GTTTGAGAAGCGTATCTACATCCCTCTCCCAGAGGAGCCTGCTAGGTCACAGATGTTCCGCCTGCACCTGGGCAACACGCCCCACAGCCTGAGTGACGCAGACCTTCGTCAGCTTGCCAAAAAGACAGAAGGCTACTCTGGGGCTGACATCAGCATCATTGTACGAGATGCCCTCATGCAGCCTGTCAGGAAAGTGCAGTCAGCCACACACTTCAAAAAG GTTCGAGGGGCGTCCCGTGCCAACAGTCAATTGATGGTGGATGACCTTCTGACCCCGTGTTCGCCTGGGGACCCGGCTGCCATAGAGATGACCTGGATGGAAGTGCCTAGCGACAAGCTGCTGGAGCCCATCGTCTGCATG TCTGACATGCTGCGGTCCCTGTCCACCACGCGCCCCACAGTCAACACGGAGGACTTGTTCAAGGTCAGGAAGTTCACAGAGGACTTTGGACAGGAGGGTTGA
- the LOC139530075 gene encoding vacuolar protein sorting-associated protein 4A-like isoform X2, with product MTSPKSRIGRIVSFTRKAIDLVTKATEEDKNKNYEEALCLYQHAVEYFLHAIKYDAHSDKANESIRGKCMQYLDRAEKLKDYLKNKEKAGKKPVKEAQSNDKSDSDSEGENPERKKLQEQLMGAIVMEKPNVRWNDVAGLEGAKEALKEAVILPIKFPHLFTGKRTPWRGILLFGPPGTGKSYLAKAVATEANNSTFFSVSSSDLMSKWLGESEKLVKNLFDLARQHKPSIIFIDEVDSLCGSRNENESEAARRIKTEFLVQMQGVGNNNDGILTLGATNIPWVLDAAIRRRFEKRIYIPLPEEPARSQMFRLHLGNTPHSLSDADLRQLAKKTEGYSGADISIIVRDALMQPVRKVQSATHFKKVRGASRANSQLMVDDLLTPCSPGDPAAIEMTWMEVPSDKLLEPIVCMSDMLRSLSTTRPTVNTEDLFKVRKFTEDFGQEG from the exons atgacatcgccgaagtcgaggatcggtaggatagtcagttttactagg AAAGCGATAGATCTTGTGACCAAAGCCACAGAGGAGGATAAGAACAAGAACTATGAGGAGGCTTTGTGCCTTTACCAGCATGCAGTGGAGTACTTCCTGCATGCTATCAAGT ATGATGCACACAGTGACAAGGCAAACGAGAGCATACGTGGGAAGTGTATGCAGTACCTAGACCGGGCAGAGAAACTCAAAGATTACTTGAAGAACAAAGAAAAAGCGGGGAAGAAGCCTGTCAAGGAAGCACAGAGTAATGATAA GAGTGACAGTGACAGCGAGGGTGAAAATCCAGAGAGAAAGAAACTGCAAGAGCAACTAATGG GTGCCATTGTAATGGAAAAGCCCAATGTCCGGTGGAACGATGTGGCTGGACTAGAGGGAGCTAAGGAGGCCTTGAAGGAAGCCGTAATCCTGCCCATTAAATTCCCTCACCTCTTCACAG GCAAACGCACTCCATGGAGAGGGATTCTACTCTTTGGACCCCCTGGGACAGGAAAGTCTTACCTGGCCAAAGCAGTAGCCACAGAAGCCAACAACTCCACCTTCTTCTCTGTGTCATCATCAGACCTCATGTCCAAGTGGCTTGGAGAGAGTGAGAA ACTGGTGAAGAACCTGTTTGATCTTGCCCGCCAGCACAAGCCCTCCATCATATTTATTGACGAGGTGGACTCGCTCTGTGGCTCCAGGAATGAGAATGAGAGTGAGGCAGCCCGGCGGATCAAGACAGAGTTCCTGGTACAGATGCAAG GTGTGGGCAACAACAATGATGGAATCCTTACCCTTGGGGCCACTAACATTCCCTGGGTTCTGGATGCTGCCATCCGCAGAAG GTTTGAGAAGCGTATCTACATCCCTCTCCCAGAGGAGCCTGCTAGGTCACAGATGTTCCGCCTGCACCTGGGCAACACGCCCCACAGCCTGAGTGACGCAGACCTTCGTCAGCTTGCCAAAAAGACAGAAGGCTACTCTGGGGCTGACATCAGCATCATTGTACGAGATGCCCTCATGCAGCCTGTCAGGAAAGTGCAGTCAGCCACACACTTCAAAAAG GTTCGAGGGGCGTCCCGTGCCAACAGTCAATTGATGGTGGATGACCTTCTGACCCCGTGTTCGCCTGGGGACCCGGCTGCCATAGAGATGACCTGGATGGAAGTGCCTAGCGACAAGCTGCTGGAGCCCATCGTCTGCATG TCTGACATGCTGCGGTCCCTGTCCACCACGCGCCCCACAGTCAACACGGAGGACTTGTTCAAGGTCAGGAAGTTCACAGAGGACTTTGGACAGGAGGGTTGA